DNA from Gavia stellata isolate bGavSte3 chromosome 16, bGavSte3.hap2, whole genome shotgun sequence:
TACCTGCTGCAACACGGGCTTGCCCCATGGGAGGCAGCAGGTCTCTGCTGACCCATCACACCCTGCCCGCTGCCCATGGAAAtccccacctcctgcctgctgAATTTTTTCAGCACCCCCagtttttttccagtcacctCATTTCCAGTTTGCCCTGCATGCACTCAGCAGCATCAAACCTCTGCAGGTTTTGCTCAAGTTGATACTTGCTTTACGTGGGTGTCTGACTCAATGTGGACTCAAATCCCCAAAACAGAGGGACTTGAAAGGCCAGGTTctgggggctgtgggcagaATGTGCCTTTCATTTTAAGGCATAACATACTTGCTGAATGCTTTATGTCAGCCCACGTGGGATGGCTGAGAGGTGTGGCAGGGTACCAGGTCTGACTGGTCCAAGAAGAGCAGTGATGGGAGTGGGGGCACCAGGCACAGctccctggctccagccccagcaTCATGGACATGTCCAGGGTGATGTGACCACTGTGGCCATGGTGCTGCAGAGTCAACACCAGTGTCACTCTAAATTGCAGTTCTTTAAAATGGGCATTGGCATCTGCTTGATTGAGATGCGGGGCTCCACCATCCGCGAAGCCAAGAACCGCAGCTTTGAGCTCATCACCCCCTTCAAAACATTCAGGTACGccaggcgtccgggtgggaCAAGGTGGAGGGAGCAGCTGGGTGCTGGACCCAGGTGCTGGGAGCACTAGGCCCCTGAGTTTTGGCTGTGCTGGTGCTCGTAGCTTCGTGGCGGAGTCGGAGCGGGAGAAGCGGGAGTGGATGGAGGCCCTGCAGGAGGCCATAGCCGAGATGCTCTACGACTACGAGGTGGCAGAGAAGATCTGGTCCAACAAAGCCAACAAATACTGTGCAGACTGCTGGGCTCAGAGTCCCGACTGGGCATCCATCAACTTGTGTGTGGTCATCTGCAAGCAGTGTGCAGGCCAGTACATCTCCCTGGGGGACACACGGGGGTCCTGGCaggtgctggctgggcctgcCTGGGTGAGCAGGGTGCTGGCTGGGGTACAGGTGCAAAATGGGTGCTGGTTCCCCTGGCAGGGTCATGGGGTGCTCActtgcctgctccctgcagggcaGCACCGCAGCCTGGGCTCCAACATTTCCAAGGTGCAAAGTCTGAAGCTCGACACCAGCGTCTGGTCCAACGAAATCGTACAGGTAGAGGCACTCAGGGCaaggtgctggggctggcacagcATGCTCAGGGGCCAGGCTGcttccccggggcagggcagcagccccacGGTCTCCCCCGGGTTGCAGGAACGCTGGGCATCCTGCTCCTCCCGGCTGGCCCTGGTGCTTGCCATGACCATGGGactctcctgcagctcttcatcGTGCTGGGAAATGACCGAGCCAACCGCTTTTGGGCCGCTCGCCTCCCCGCTGCTGAGGCACTCCACCCGGATGCCAGCGCCGAGCAGAGACGGGACTTCATTTCCCGGAAGTACCGAGAGGGACGGTACCGTCTGCCCCATCCCTACTACGCCACTCAAGAGGATGTGCTTCAGGTAGAGGTCACCTCGGGGTGCAGGCAGGACACTGGGGTGCTGGCAACCATCCCACAGCTCTGGGTCTGAGATGTCAACACCTCCTGCTTGGCTGCATGTGCCTGCACCCTCGTGCCAGGCAGTTCGGGGGGCTTGGGTGGGAGGTTGTGCCCCACTTTGCCTGCCTTTGAGCACCCCTGGCAGCGGGCTGGGAGTCTCTGTGAGCCAGGACATCATGCCTACAGGCACCTGTCTTATCCCAGGCACTGTGCACTGCAGTGGCAGGACCAGCCCTGCTCAAGACCATCCTGCAGTTCTTCTCATCCTCGGAGGCTGGGCTGGCGGCTGACCCCACTGCCTGCGAGGTTGCCCCTGGGGCTGACCTTTGGTGGGGACCAGAGAGCAAAAGGCCCAGGAACCATTCAGGTAATGGGGACCCTCAAGCCCCATCTGGCtatgttgggggggggggggcttccTCCTTacccctgctccccacagcaTGCCCCAAGGCTGGGGACAGCCAGGGCATCAGGCACTGTGGCTCTCTGGGGGACCCACCTGCCCCACTGCACCCCTCTTTTGGGATGGGGCAATGCAGTGGATTCCTCTGGAGCCTCTTTGGCAGGAAACCCCACGCCTGGAGCACCCCCTTGCCTACACCTGCATGAGTGGGGTCTCCCTGCCCCCCGGTACCCATGTTTTGGTAGGTGCCTGGTCCCACCCCGCTCTCAGTGCTGTTCCCCACAGGGAGCCCCCACATACAGGAACTGGGTCCGGAGGGCGTCTACAATGAGATCACACAGCCAGTGACACATAGCGGGTACCTGTACCGGGCCACGGCCCCCCCCAAACTCCCGAGTGCCAAGAAGAGCAAAGAGGGTAAGCGtagggagcggggcggggcagCCAGTGGGGCACCCACCCCAGTGCCACTGACCCCCTGGTCCTGCAGATTTCCAGCGCACGTGGTGCTCCCTGGAGAGAGCCCTGCTCTTCTTTGAGACAGAGAAATGCACCGAGCCCGTGGGACACATTGAGAGTGGGGACCTCATCTCCTTGGGCGTGAGCAGAGCCCAGGCCCTtgccagccccggccccaccGAAAGGTACCCCCAGCCTTGCCCTCACTGCTTGCCCAGAGAGCCCATGGGCACACagagggcagggacaggcatTGCTCCCTCCTTGGTGCGATGGTCTGGTCTGGCTCTGGGTGCAGGTTCATGGTGGGGGGCTGCCCTGATGGGCTGGTTCATCCTCTGCAGGTTTCGCTTCACCCTCGAGCTCTTCCTCACTGGGGAAAAAGTGCAGCAGCTGGGAACAGATGGGCCTGAGACGCTGCAAGCCTGGGCCAGCGCCATCGGCAAGGTGAGCCAGCCCCAACCCCAGCACCCCGTGCTGCTGGTGGGTCCCTGGGCTCTGTCCCCACTTCCCCGGTGTGattcctcccagctccccacactCTTCATCCTCTGTGGCAGGCACCCTCCTTCCCTTTGTAGGGGCTCCCATCCTCCCTAGTGACCTCCCCTCATCCTCAGGGGAGTCCACACTCGGGGGCCGAGCCCTCTCTTTACCCGGCTCGTCTCTTGCTCTGTCCCGCAGTGGTTCACACCCATGAGCTGTCACTGCCTGCTGGGCTACGAGTTCCAGCGCGTGGGCCAGCTGCGCTACAAGTGCATGCTCAACCCCGAGCGGTGGCAGCAGGCCTTCTTCATCCTGCAGAAAGCCCACCTCTTCATCTGCCCTGCCGAGGACGACGGGGCTGAGGACAGCATCAACCTCCGGCGGCTGCAGGAGCTCAGTGAGTGCTGTGCCGCAGCCCGGGACGGGCACCATGTGGCAGGCAGCCATGTGCAGCTCTGACCCCTCTACTTCCCACCCCAATACAGGTCTGGTTCCCCCCACGGAGACCCCAGAGAAGAAGGAGCTGCTGATCCTGGTGGAGATGGGAAGGTGAGTCCTAGCTGTGGGAAGGATGGGGAATGTGCCAAGCGAGATCAGCCCGGGGCAAAGGCACCCGTGTGTGGATCAATGTTGATTCCAAACCCATGGCAAGGATGCTGCTGGGACAGCAGGGCTGTGACAAAGGGGCTTACAGAGGTCACCCCAGCCCGGGGTGTCTTGAGTAGGGTGTCTCTCGGCTCAGCCTGACTGTGCCTGGCTCCCTGTCCTAGAGCAAGGCTGTGCATACAGGCAGGAGTGGGTaacccccacaccccccccccagaaACCTTCATTccctcttctctgcccttgtcgTTCTCAGGACATTTTACCTGCAGGGCTTGTCACGGGCGGACTCAGCGGCATGGTACACCGACATCCAGGCGTCAGCGGGGGGCCGGGGTAATGCACTGCGGGACCAGCAGCTGAGCCGGGGGGACATCCCCATTATCGTGGACAGCTGCATCGCCTTCATCACGCAGTACGGTGAGCACAGTGCAGCGGCAGCACAGCCAGAGCATCCTCCAACACACAATGGGTGGCCAATGGGTCCAGGCAGGAGGCACTACTCTTGGGACACCAGCCCTGTTGGGGATTCTCTGGGCAGGATTGGGCCCCCATGACCCcgtgtccctgccccagggctgcggCATGAGGGGATTTACCGCAAGAACGGAGCCAAGTCCCGGATCAAGGTACTGATGGAGGAGTTTCGGCGGGATGCCCGCAATGTCAAGCTGCGCATCAATGACAACTTCATCGAGGATGTCACCGACGTGCTGAAGAGGTTCTTCCGTGAGCTTGAGGACCCCGTCTTCACACTGGAGCTGCACCCACAGTGGAAGGAGGCTGCAGGTACCTCCTTCACCCAACCCCTGCTCCTACACTGGGCTGCCTGCTAGGGACCCCTGGGGCTGGTGTCCCTCAGGACAGGGTTCTGGTACCAGCCCTGGTGCCATGTCAGCTCTGTGTCCACCAGACTCAGCAATGGTCCACAACTCATTTTCCTCCCTCCAGAAATCTCCTTGAAGCCCCAGCGCCTGGAGCGGTACAAGGAGCTCATCCATCGCCTGCCTCGCCTCAATCACAAGACCCTGGCTGCGCTCATCGGGCACCTCTACCGGTCAGTGGTCCACCTCTCTGCAGGGTCCCCTGGTCCAGACAGGGTCCTCAAGGCCAGCCAACAGTGTGGGGTCCCCTCACCACCCAGGGAACACTGGGTCCCATCACTGTAAGCCAGGAAGAGCCCAGTGCCCAtgccctgccccaccagccccccaGGCCGGTGCTGGGGTGTGCTAGAGCATGCTGCTCTGGGACATCTCAAATGTTTCCAAAGTCgtcctgcagcaggagagacGGGGAGGATGTTTTGGAGTAGGTGACGCCCCCCCCATAGGATGAAAACTTCATGAGTGCCccaaaaatagggaaaaaagcaaattgcCATCCCTGACTCAGAGCATGAGGTGCTGCTGTGGTCTGGTTTGATGGGCACTAGAAGTCCTGGAAACAGAAACTGCCCAGCTTGAAGTTCCtcctgctggggagcaggggagcagggggaaaatGGGCTGTTTTTCAGGAAGAGTTTGTGTAAGGCAGAGAAGGGTGCCTGGGGCTGAAACCTTGTCTTCCTTGCCCCAGGGTGCAGAAATGTGCAGACCTCAACCAGATGAGCACCAAGAACTTGTCACTGCTCTTTGCACCCAGCCTCTTCCAGACTGATGGCAAAGGGGAGCATGAGGTCAAGGTGATGGAAGACCTCATTGACAACTATGTCAGCATCTTCAACGTAAGCTCCCCGCAGGGTCATTGCCAGCCCCCTCCATGCTGGccctgtctgtctccctttgtATCCCCCCGTACTGCCCACCTCTGCCtccccctgcatccctccatcctgGCCGTCTGTCCTCAAGCTATATCCCACTCCACATTGACTCCATGTGTCTCCCCTCTCACCCTGTGCACCCTTCCTCCGGCAGATTGATGAGGACCAGGTATCCCAGATGGATCTGGAGAACAGTCTGATCACCACCTGGAAGGACACCCAGGTACTAGGGATGTGCTTTCTGCCCCTCACCATGTCAGGGACCCCCGGGCTGGTGGGACTGCCTGGAGGGTGGAGGCACTCCCAGCTGCCCATCCTGAGCCCCCACTGTCCCACACCAGATATTTGGGGAAGGACCTTCCCCCACTTGCCTTCCCTTCGCCTATCACTCTGAgaagcagccccagctccctgggACACCATCACCAGCccctggggagagggaatgTGCACAGCACCCATGCCAGCATGGCACCAATGCCACCTgctcttcccccagctctcACAGGCAGGGGACCTCATCATCGAGGTTTACCTGGAGCAGAAGCTGCCCGACTGCTGTGTCACCCTGAAGGTGAGTCCCAAACAAGGGCCATaatggaggaagggaggagggacaCAGGCTCCTGGCGCAGCCTGTCCCTGGGACCCATCCTGCCATCACCCACCACAGCTCCCCATGTGTCCGGCCACAGGTGTCCCCCACAATGACGGCGGAGGAGCTCACCAACCAGGTGCTGGAGATGCGCAACGTGGCGGCCAGCCTGGACATCTGGCTGACCTTTGAGGCCCTGGAGAATGGGGAGCTGGGTGAGCGTGGTGGGAATGGCATGCGGGGATGCTCTCGGCATGGCCGGGCTGGTGAGGAGGAGGTGTGGGGTACAGGGGGGCGGCTTGCTGCCAGTGGCAGAGGGGATGGGGACTGGCACGGGGAAGGGGACATAGAAGTAAGAGTGTCCCTGCCTCCCCAGAGCGGCCCCTGCACCCCAAGGAGAAGGTGCTGGAGCAAGCTTTGCAGTGGTGCAAGCTCCCAGAGCCCAGTGCCGCGTACCTGCTGGTGAGGAAGGTCCCCATCGGTGAGGGCAGCTGTCTCTTCACAGGTAAGGCAATCACAGAGGGTCCCAGCCTCTAGGGGTGTCCCCAGCTTCCCCTTGCTGCCCTGCAGCCTCAGGGGCACGTCCCTGAGACCCATAGTGGGATCCCCCTGCAATACCCCAGCCACCCTCACATGCTCCCAGCCCCCCTGACCACCCTCTCCCCCACTGGTCAGGTGCCAAGCGCGAGACCCCCAAGTGTGGGCTGCTGAAATGCCGTGAGGAGCCCCCAAAGCTGCTCGGGAACAAATTTCAGGAACGTTACTTCGTCATCCGGGACCGGAGGTTGCTGCTGCTCAAGGAGAAGAGGGTACCAAGGGGATGTAGTGAGGATGGACCTGTGCCCAAAGGCgggaggagaggtggggagggggagccTAGGGACAGCGGTGGCATGGTGGTGGCTGTCGTCCTGGCAGCTGGCACCAAGTTGGTCTGACCCAACGCATCTCCTTCCTCAGAGTGCCAAGCCAGAGCGCGAGTGGCCCCTGGACGCAGCCAAGGTTTACATGGGCATTAGGAAGAAGCTGAAGCCACCAGCGCAGTAAGTGGGACCTTCCCCTGGGGCATGCATCCCTCGGTCCTTGCACCCGGCACATGAACCCAGCCGCTGGGATCATGCCAAACCTCACCGGGACCCAAAGCCGTGAAAAGCCTTGGCCCGAGGGGCAAGCTCAGTGCCCCACCCCACTGCCCATGGACCCTGGGCTGTGTCTGAGCTTGGCGgtgctgccccacagcctgtctcttcctttccccaggTGGGGTTTCACGCTGAACTTGGACAAACAACAGCTGTGAGTATCTGCCCCTGCCGTCCTAGGGCCAGGGGGACGTTGAGACCTGTCCCCAGTTTTAGCGGGGCTGGGACATCCAGGGGCAGTGCTACAGGGCCTTGGGGgtcagggcagagctggtgccTGGCTGGGACACTCGAGGGACAGAGTGGTGGGGGCACATGCTCCCTGGCACAAGTTGGGAGCCAGGCGCCAGGGGCTGAGCCACGGTAGCGCTTGTGGGAGGGCTGAGAATGCTGCCACACATGGGGTATAGTTGTATGTGGCAGCACTGGCCTCACAGGCAAGGCGACAAGGGGACCTGGgtgctgctgtccctgctctCTGGAAGCTTCTCAGCTGAATCCTCTGCAGGTACCTCGTGTGCTCAGGGCAGGCTGAGCTGTGGGATTGGACCACCAGCATCCTCAAGGCTCAGGTGAGTGCAGGCTGGCCATGCCACTCAGCCAcgctgggatgggatgggagggGGCTGACAGGGCAGCCTGGCATgaccccccctccctgccctgtcctTGCACACAGCACGATGACCTGCGCCCTGTGATCATGCGC
Protein-coding regions in this window:
- the ARAP3 gene encoding arf-GAP with Rho-GAP domain, ANK repeat and PH domain-containing protein 3 — encoded protein: MSSLCGPDSDIADWLATIHLERYRDVFKQHGYHMARDAALLDGDHLQQIGITATGHRKRILNLVQQTRMLSQPQGGPTAGDTHLQATEVLDAPQAGEDAMKTEPGGATDAFGTRQRVTEPAQASPLEKDPAPPLVKPVPKPRTVFPRSKPEQGLASALPARTTVPAHSPGSDSAPAAFVVLEGFVPGESSTDLESPEPRPAPPAGPGAAVAMGMGVSRLRARESAREDTRPPSAPDHGQTLEASEKSRPSAPPRHSHRVPAAELCPGSVLEGHPVSNPPLPTAAAPARRDPSPCPRAASQPGSGQGRLEMVSNVIYEGLEPPSAPTEDSGEEDGPQGQALAQPPALSPQELTQPDNKPEPSWPGGGLPPIPQRPTSKPEVGEQPVSPYSETIFGHGAPSREQKGVGMSSDQSYEAVSELGLEREARRTSSECSSEGRSEDEETRSRLIDRIVQNDTEGYSTVEAPRADGAPFSLPAHLYPDEVLDDLTISPYASFTSLSEPRPTMLSGWLDKLSPQGNYVFQRRYVRFDGKNLMYFSSEKEPYPKGVIPLSVIEMARSTKDNKFQVFTSHRIFVFRAENEAQRNEWCSTLQKKVTDQRLVGSRPRPANTAHCQKSGTLELKGQKSKVFAALTLPEMWLYKSEQFFKMGIGICLIEMRGSTIREAKNRSFELITPFKTFSFVAESEREKREWMEALQEAIAEMLYDYEVAEKIWSNKANKYCADCWAQSPDWASINLCVVICKQCAGQHRSLGSNISKVQSLKLDTSVWSNEIVQLFIVLGNDRANRFWAARLPAAEALHPDASAEQRRDFISRKYREGRYRLPHPYYATQEDVLQALCTAVAGPALLKTILQFFSSSEAGLAADPTACEVAPGADLWWGPESKRPRNHSGSPHIQELGPEGVYNEITQPVTHSGYLYRATAPPKLPSAKKSKEDFQRTWCSLERALLFFETEKCTEPVGHIESGDLISLGVSRAQALASPGPTERFRFTLELFLTGEKVQQLGTDGPETLQAWASAIGKWFTPMSCHCLLGYEFQRVGQLRYKCMLNPERWQQAFFILQKAHLFICPAEDDGAEDSINLRRLQELSLVPPTETPEKKELLILVEMGRTFYLQGLSRADSAAWYTDIQASAGGRGNALRDQQLSRGDIPIIVDSCIAFITQYGLRHEGIYRKNGAKSRIKVLMEEFRRDARNVKLRINDNFIEDVTDVLKRFFRELEDPVFTLELHPQWKEAAEISLKPQRLERYKELIHRLPRLNHKTLAALIGHLYRVQKCADLNQMSTKNLSLLFAPSLFQTDGKGEHEVKVMEDLIDNYVSIFNIDEDQVSQMDLENSLITTWKDTQLSQAGDLIIEVYLEQKLPDCCVTLKVSPTMTAEELTNQVLEMRNVAASLDIWLTFEALENGELERPLHPKEKVLEQALQWCKLPEPSAAYLLVRKVPIGEGSCLFTGAKRETPKCGLLKCREEPPKLLGNKFQERYFVIRDRRLLLLKEKRSAKPEREWPLDAAKVYMGIRKKLKPPAQWGFTLNLDKQQLYLVCSGQAELWDWTTSILKAQHDDLRPVIMRRRSSSDLAKQKFGTMPLVPLHGDSTDATMLSANQTLRRLHTRRTLSMFFPMKMHQDSLEEQQEKEADADPVYEEVGNFPELAALELGQGLLADLSAVPPVDRSKKPAPFPEQPPVTALRSSLPASPAGRVAGPSITKALSLERGLNLESDKAPAQGLRPTKTASLERNVEPSLALAGDWDQGATPVSSPSAETSLEIPRKRNMQLPSPINNKLIQELSSVILRKNEGQPPGPGQPVT